TTAAAGAAGCTCCTTATATATATAATATAGTAGCTGAATATGAAAATGAACAGGTAGCTATTGAATGTTCTAAACAAGCGGTTAATATTGTTGAGAGTATCATAAATGATGAGAATGTTGAACTGGATAAAATAATTGATCATATAAATAGAATTAAAGACCGATTTGAGCTAGGTCCAAGCTCAAAAGCTATTTTTTTAGAAGCTAGAAAAAGAGGAATACCAGTAAGAAGATTAGGAAATGATAGCATTTTAGAACTTGGATACGGAAAATATTCAAGGCTAGTTCAAGCTGCTCTAACTGACTCTACAAGTGGAATATCTATAGATATTGCATGTAATAAACAGATAACTAAACAGCTTCTCATGGAAAATAATATTCCAATACCTCATGGAGATGTGGCTAATACAGTAGATGAAGCACTAGATATAGCTAGGTTTATTGGATATCCAGTTGTATTAAAGCCTCTAGATGGGAATCAGGGTAAAGGTGTTGTTCTGAATATCAATTCACCAGAAGAGCTAGAAGATAACTATCATATATCTGCAAAACATAGTAGAAGTGTACTAGTAGAAAGATATATAAAGGGCAGAGACTATAGAGTATTAGTAGTTAATGATAAGGTATGTGCGGTTGCAGAAAGGAGAGCCCCAGAGGTTGTTGGAGATGGGATACATACTATTAGAGAACTAGTTGATATAGAAAATAAAAGTGATTTAAGAGGTTATGGTCATGAGAAGCCTCAAACTAAAATAAAGCTTGACAATGTAGCTTTAAATTATTTGGGAAAAAATAATCTAACAGAGTTTTCAATTCCTCAAGCAGGGCAAGTAGTCAGGCTAAGGGAAAATGGAAATATAAGCACAGGTGGAAGTGCCATAGAATGTACTAAGCTTATACATCCCGATAATGCAAAGCTTGCTGTAGCTGCTGCAAAAGTGATTGGACTAGATATTGCAGGAATTGACATGGCCACTGAAGACATATCAAAGCCTATCACCCAGTGTGGCGGTGCGATAATAGAAGTTAATGCTGTTCCAGGACTACGTATGCACTTATATCCAACAATAGGTAATAGTATAAATGTTGCTTCTGATATATTAGATTTTTTTTATCCGAAGGGAACTCCTTATTCTGTACCTATTGTTGCTATCACAGGAACTAATGGCAAGACTACAACTACAAGATTAATTAGTCATTCTCTTTCACTATCTGGAAACAAAGTTGGAATGACAACTTCAAGTGGAATTTATATCAATAATAAATGTATATTAGAAGGAGATAATACAGGACCATTAAGCACAAGAAATATTTTAAGCTCTAAAGAGATAGATGTTGCAGTACTTGAGGTAGCAAGAGGAGGGATAGTTAGAAAAGGATTAGGTTATGATTTAGCGGATGTTGGACTCGTTACTAATATTGGGGATGATCATATTGGACTTGATGGCATAGAAAGTATTGAGGATTTGGCCTTTGCAAAGTCTCTGGTTCTAGAAGCAGTAAAGTCTGATGGATATTCTATAATAAATGCTGATGATAAAATGGCTGAGTATTTAATTGATAGGGCAAGTGGTAATATAATTCTATTTTCTAAAACACATGAGAATGCAATTCTTGTTAAACATATAAATGAAGGCAAGATAGGACTATTTATAGAAAATGGCAATATATATATATTTGATAACTTTGAAAAAACGAAGCTTATTGATTTAAATAGTATTCCAATAACATTCAATGGTATACTAGAGTGTAATATTGAGAATGTGTTAGCAGCTTCAAGTGTACTATATGGTTTAGGTGAGTCTCTCTCTGCTATTAGAAAAGGATTGAATACATTTAAGTCTGATTTAAGTATGAATCCAGGTAGATTTAATATTTTTGACTTAGAAAATATAAAAGTAATGATAGACTATGGGCATAATATTGGAGGATATGAAGAGGTTGGTAAGTTTATAAGTAAACTAAGTGTTCTAAGAGCGGTGGGCGTCATAGGAGTACCTGGTGATAGGACTGATGAACAGATTTATAATATTGGAGTAAAGTGTGCTGAAATTTTTTCAAAGGTATATATAAAGGAAGATAGTGATTTGAGAGGAAGAGCACCAGGAGAAGTAGCCAATATACTGTATAATGGACTAGTAAGTGCCAACTATAACCCTGATAACATTAAGATTATTTTATCAGAGGTAGATGCACTAAGAACTGCAATTTCTGAAGCAAAGAATGGAGATTTCATAACATTTTTCTATGAGGAACTTGATCCTGCTATAGATTTAGTCAATGAGCTACAAAAAGAGCAAATAAATAAAAGTAGCATGGCTCTTATTTCATGAGTTAGCTATCCTTTGATAAATAAGATATTTCAACTTCGTTTCAAAATAGCATTCAAAAAACTATAGTTTTTCAGTGGTCTTGGGCAGTTTTTTTGATTTATGAAATCAAAAAAACTGCTTCTATTATTATACAAACTTAAGAATTTCGGATATTGAAATCCTATTAGATATGACTTGATATTATTTCAACAATTTTATCTGCATTAATTCTTATGTAAATTAAGTTTTGATTTAAATCTCAGAAAAATCAAGAGAATACCTGCTCCTAATAATTTCAATCATATGATCATAATGTACTTGATTCCCCTAGATTTTTAGAACATACAATCACTTTTTAAAAGACTCCATATGTTCACTAATAGTAAGTCTTAATTGAACAACGCCAATCTTAAGAATAGAAAATGAAGCATATCTATGTTTTTTTTAGAGATAAGTTAAGCAGCTCAGGTTTAGTTTTGATTATTTCATGTCGTTTATGCCTTTTAAATGACCGTTTATGCCAAAGAGGTTGTTTAAGAAATTTAGACATGATATTTTTGGGTTACAGCAAGTTGAATTAGATCAATATGTATAGTAGCAAAGTAGAGAATAATTTATTCAATATTTTAAATGAAGATATTGATAAAATTCTCAATAAGAATGTAAAGTGTATAACAACTATGGGCTACACTTGTCCAATTAGTTTTTTATGTGTTTTTAAAGTTGAGCTAGCCTACTAATTCACTTTACGTGTTCATACGAAAATCTAGATAGATTATTCTCAATTAATATTTAAGAAGAATGCATAGTATGCAATAATAGAGAACTATAAAATATTTGCATACTGTATATCACAAACAAACAATGCTGAACAAATAATTTCATAGATGAAACAGAGTTAAATATATGAAATATAGTAATAAATGCATACGATTTATTTATATAACGAAATAAACAAGGGGGAGCAAAATGATCAAAAACAACTATACCTTTGGAAAGCAAGTTGGCAGTTGGCATGCAGACAGAGCCCAGACAGTTACTTTTGTAGTAACAGATGACTGTAACTTAAGATGTAAGTACTGTTACATAACTCATAAGAAGTCTGACAACATCATGAGCTTTGATACAGCTAAAGATTTTATAGATCTTTTACTTACAACTGATGATATGAGATACTCAGAAGCTGTTATATTAGAATTCATAGGTGGAGAACCATTGATAGAAGCTAAGCTTATAGATAGAATAGCGGATTATTTTAAGATGAGGGCATTTGAACTAGATCACGATTGGTACTGGAACTATAGAATAAGTATATGTACCAATATTTGTACATGGAGAAAACGGACAAACCCTAAAAAATAGAGAAGAATACACATCCTACGATATACTCCATATAATTCCCATAAGATATTATGATCAGGCAAAAAAACAAGGATTCAAGAGAATATTACCAGTATATGCTATAGAAGATGTTTGGAAAGAAAAGATATTTATAGACAATGTAATACTGAACGTAAAAGCAAATGAAATAAAAGAGTTAGGCAAAGCAGTAGATGAGTTAATAGAGTTTTCAAACAGAATCAATATAAATATAACGGAACTAGACAGGCATTTTAACGAAGAAGAATACAGACAACAAATGGAGAAGATAAGGGACAAAGTAATAAGGATATGGAAAGAAGAAGGGATATTGAAAGAGATAAATCTATTAACAGATATGTTACTTTTAGACAAACACGATAACTGTCAAGCTGGAGTAAACACATTCGTTTTATCACCAGCAGGGAAAATATATACTTGCTGTGCAGAGTATTCAAGTAATGAAGATGGCTTTATTGGAGATATTAAAGAAGGCATAATAAAGGAATACGGTGCACGCTTACATAAAATTGAAAACAGCAATCTATGCAGAAACTGTGATGCTTACCAATGCAA
The sequence above is drawn from the Proteiniborus sp. DW1 genome and encodes:
- the cphA gene encoding cyanophycin synthetase; this encodes MKIISIKTFNGRNIYSHKPVIHMLLDLEELSGKTTLDFIDFNNRLLSLFPNLIEHHCGIGKFGGFVERIKEGTYFGHVVEHLILELQVIAGYEVFFGKTRVKEAPYIYNIVAEYENEQVAIECSKQAVNIVESIINDENVELDKIIDHINRIKDRFELGPSSKAIFLEARKRGIPVRRLGNDSILELGYGKYSRLVQAALTDSTSGISIDIACNKQITKQLLMENNIPIPHGDVANTVDEALDIARFIGYPVVLKPLDGNQGKGVVLNINSPEELEDNYHISAKHSRSVLVERYIKGRDYRVLVVNDKVCAVAERRAPEVVGDGIHTIRELVDIENKSDLRGYGHEKPQTKIKLDNVALNYLGKNNLTEFSIPQAGQVVRLRENGNISTGGSAIECTKLIHPDNAKLAVAAAKVIGLDIAGIDMATEDISKPITQCGGAIIEVNAVPGLRMHLYPTIGNSINVASDILDFFYPKGTPYSVPIVAITGTNGKTTTTRLISHSLSLSGNKVGMTTSSGIYINNKCILEGDNTGPLSTRNILSSKEIDVAVLEVARGGIVRKGLGYDLADVGLVTNIGDDHIGLDGIESIEDLAFAKSLVLEAVKSDGYSIINADDKMAEYLIDRASGNIILFSKTHENAILVKHINEGKIGLFIENGNIYIFDNFEKTKLIDLNSIPITFNGILECNIENVLAASSVLYGLGESLSAIRKGLNTFKSDLSMNPGRFNIFDLENIKVMIDYGHNIGGYEEVGKFISKLSVLRAVGVIGVPGDRTDEQIYNIGVKCAEIFSKVYIKEDSDLRGRAPGEVANILYNGLVSANYNPDNIKIILSEVDALRTAISEAKNGDFITFFYEELDPAIDLVNELQKEQINKSSMALIS
- a CDS encoding 4Fe-4S cluster-binding domain-containing protein, giving the protein MIKNNYTFGKQVGSWHADRAQTVTFVVTDDCNLRCKYCYITHKKSDNIMSFDTAKDFIDLLLTTDDMRYSEAVILEFIGGEPLIEAKLIDRIADYFKMRAFELDHDWYWNYRISICTNICTWRKRTNPKK
- a CDS encoding CXXX repeat peptide maturase — its product is MNVKANEIKELGKAVDELIEFSNRININITELDRHFNEEEYRQQMEKIRDKVIRIWKEEGILKEINLLTDMLLLDKHDNCQAGVNTFVLSPAGKIYTCCAEYSSNEDGFIGDIKEGIIKEYGARLHKIENSNLCRNCDAYQCKNCVYINRKNTKEYNVSPSFQCRKSHIERAVALDLKDKLKDCEVISSKNGLDIKEKYFLDPIVEFLKSNNEFKGYYKYKR